From the genome of Bosea sp. Tri-49, one region includes:
- a CDS encoding GntR family transcriptional regulator, with amino-acid sequence MTASGSDKLSAPEMVRDGLRQAIFDGTFGAGEQLRQDELAARFGTSRIPVREALRQLEAEGLVTLVANKGAIVTRLSLEEVLELLDIRIGLECRALTLAIPNMAIEDFEHLDEILRSYDGATTPVTWSDHNELFHFALYEPCRRPRLLAMIRATWGHIGRFSRAQVSLAAGKERPMQEHRELVSLCRGGETDRAVSLLEEHIGQTQKSLVAAARRASRLADR; translated from the coding sequence ATGACGGCATCCGGTTCCGACAAGCTTTCAGCGCCGGAGATGGTTCGGGACGGCCTGCGGCAGGCGATTTTCGACGGGACCTTCGGAGCCGGAGAGCAGTTGCGTCAGGACGAGCTGGCCGCCCGCTTCGGGACGAGCCGGATTCCGGTGAGGGAAGCCCTGCGGCAGCTGGAAGCCGAGGGCCTCGTCACCCTGGTCGCCAACAAGGGCGCAATCGTCACGCGCCTCTCGCTGGAGGAGGTCCTGGAGCTGCTCGATATCAGGATCGGACTGGAATGCCGGGCCCTGACGCTCGCCATCCCGAACATGGCGATCGAGGATTTCGAGCATCTCGACGAGATCCTTCGCTCCTATGACGGCGCAACCACGCCGGTAACCTGGAGCGATCACAACGAGCTCTTCCATTTCGCGCTCTACGAGCCCTGCCGTCGCCCGCGTCTGCTGGCGATGATCCGCGCAACCTGGGGTCATATCGGGCGTTTCTCCCGGGCCCAGGTCTCGCTCGCAGCCGGCAAGGAACGGCCGATGCAGGAGCACCGCGAGCTGGTCTCGCTCTGCCGTGGCGGGGAGACAGACCGGGCTGTCAGCCTGCTCGAAGAGCATATCGGCCAGACCCAGAAATCCCTCGTGGCGGCCGCGCGACGCGCAAGCCGCCTGGCAGATCGCTGA
- a CDS encoding amino acid ABC transporter substrate-binding protein codes for MSRFAAALFGAASLAFIAPAQAGSTLDAIKARGSLKCAVQGPSNPGFGVPGSGGKWIGFNVELCRAIAATIFGDADKIQISALTTQTRFPALQSGEVDVLTNNTTYVMTRDTQLKFNFPAISFMDGQGILVPKKLNVASGKDLNGATVCVQPGTTTELALTDFFRKNNMKFTPVVIQSRDELTRAYADGRCDALTSDATTLAAQRSTLANPAEHIILPDRLSKEPLGIAVRQGDEEFRDIIAWSFNTLVNAEELGITQANVDEMAKSTDPEIRRFLGVEPGLGAALGVNEKYAYTIIKQIGNYGELYEKYLGEKTPLAIPRGLNRLYTQGGALYTPPSR; via the coding sequence ATGTCGCGCTTTGCTGCAGCCTTGTTCGGAGCCGCCTCGCTGGCTTTCATCGCCCCGGCCCAGGCCGGATCCACGCTCGATGCCATCAAGGCGCGCGGCTCGCTCAAATGCGCGGTACAGGGCCCATCGAACCCGGGCTTCGGCGTACCCGGTTCGGGCGGAAAATGGATCGGCTTCAATGTCGAGCTCTGCCGCGCCATCGCCGCGACGATCTTCGGCGACGCCGACAAGATCCAGATCTCGGCCCTGACGACGCAGACCCGTTTCCCCGCGCTCCAGTCCGGCGAGGTCGACGTCCTCACCAACAACACGACCTATGTGATGACGCGGGATACGCAGTTGAAGTTCAATTTCCCAGCCATCAGCTTCATGGACGGCCAGGGCATTCTCGTGCCCAAGAAGCTGAATGTGGCCTCAGGCAAGGACCTCAATGGCGCCACTGTCTGCGTTCAGCCGGGAACCACGACCGAGCTCGCGCTCACCGACTTCTTCCGCAAGAACAACATGAAGTTCACGCCCGTCGTGATCCAGTCGCGCGACGAGCTGACCCGGGCCTATGCGGACGGGCGCTGCGATGCGCTGACCTCGGACGCGACCACGCTCGCAGCGCAGCGCTCGACCCTGGCCAATCCGGCCGAGCACATCATCCTGCCCGACCGGCTCTCCAAGGAGCCGCTCGGCATCGCCGTCCGACAGGGCGACGAGGAATTCCGCGACATCATCGCCTGGAGCTTCAACACGCTGGTCAACGCCGAGGAACTCGGCATCACCCAGGCCAATGTCGACGAGATGGCGAAGAGCACCGACCCCGAGATCCGGCGCTTTCTTGGGGTCGAGCCCGGCCTCGGCGCTGCGCTCGGGGTGAACGAGAAATACGCCTACACCATCATCAAGCAGATCGGGAATTATGGCGAGCTTTACGAGAAATATCTCGGCGAGAAGACCCCGCTCGCCATCCCGCGCGGCCTGAACCGGCTCTACACGCAAGGCGGTGCCCTCTACACGCCGCCGTCGCGCTGA